One part of the Bacillus sp. FJAT-27916 genome encodes these proteins:
- a CDS encoding NAD kinase produces the protein MKYAVTSKGDTKSNELMQKIKDQLDSLGVIYDEDQPDIVISVGGDGTLLYAFHRYSSRLDRTAFVGVHTGHLGFYADWIPEEIEKLATAIAKTPYQTVEYPLLEVTVRYSHGGRESKYLALNESTVKSVGSTLVMDVEIRGQSFERFRGDGLCVSTPSGSTAYNKALGGAIIHPSIPAIQLTEMASINNRVFRTIGSPLILPGHHTCMLKPVTSDDFQITIDHLSLLHKDVKSIQFRVADERIRFARFRPFPFWRRVRDSFVTD, from the coding sequence ATGAAGTATGCTGTCACGTCAAAAGGTGATACTAAATCAAATGAACTAATGCAAAAAATTAAAGATCAGCTGGACAGTCTCGGGGTCATTTATGATGAAGACCAACCGGATATTGTCATTTCCGTAGGCGGTGACGGGACATTGCTGTACGCTTTCCACCGGTACAGCTCCCGTCTTGATCGGACTGCCTTTGTCGGTGTTCATACAGGCCATCTAGGCTTTTATGCGGACTGGATTCCTGAGGAGATTGAAAAGCTTGCGACGGCAATCGCAAAAACGCCGTATCAGACGGTTGAGTATCCGCTGCTTGAAGTGACGGTCCGTTACAGCCATGGGGGCAGGGAGTCGAAATACTTAGCCTTGAATGAATCGACCGTAAAAAGTGTGGGCAGTACCCTTGTCATGGATGTGGAAATTAGGGGACAGTCCTTTGAGCGCTTTAGAGGAGATGGGCTTTGTGTGTCAACGCCTTCAGGCAGTACTGCCTACAATAAAGCATTGGGCGGTGCCATCATTCACCCATCCATTCCGGCGATTCAATTGACGGAGATGGCTTCCATCAATAATCGGGTGTTTCGGACAATCGGGTCACCGCTTATTCTGCCAGGGCATCATACCTGCATGCTGAAGCCGGTGACAAGCGATGATTTCCAAATTACGATTGATCATTTAAGTCTTTTGCATAAGGACGTGAAATCCATTCAATTTCGAGTGGCTGATGAACGTATCAGGTTTGCACGCTTCAGGCCATTCCCTTTCTGGAGAAGAGTTCGCGATTCCTTTGTGACAGACTGA
- a CDS encoding GTP pyrophosphokinase: MSRNWDEFLAPYKQAVDELKIKLRGIRSQFDLENEHSPIEFVTGRVKPVASILDKAYQKHVPEDKLESEIQDIAGLRIMCQFVDDIKQVVLLLRQRTDFTILEERDYITNKKASGYRSYHVVIEYPVQTIHGEKKIMAEIQIRTLAMNFWATIEHSLNYKYNGQFPEILKKRLESLAEAAFHMDEEMTQIKLEIQEAQAYVVKKRGKNT, from the coding sequence ATGAGTAGAAATTGGGATGAATTTTTAGCCCCGTATAAACAGGCAGTTGATGAATTGAAAATTAAGTTAAGGGGCATTCGGTCTCAATTTGATTTGGAAAACGAGCATTCTCCGATTGAGTTTGTGACTGGACGGGTTAAGCCAGTTGCAAGTATTCTAGATAAAGCATATCAAAAGCATGTACCCGAAGATAAATTAGAATCAGAAATCCAAGATATAGCTGGATTGAGGATTATGTGCCAATTCGTCGATGATATTAAACAGGTCGTTCTTCTGCTTCGGCAGCGAACCGATTTCACCATTCTCGAGGAACGGGACTATATCACCAATAAAAAGGCAAGCGGGTATCGCTCCTATCATGTCGTCATTGAATATCCGGTTCAAACCATTCATGGCGAAAAGAAAATCATGGCGGAGATTCAAATCCGGACGCTTGCCATGAACTTTTGGGCGACAATTGAGCATTCGCTGAATTATAAATACAATGGACAGTTCCCGGAAATATTGAAGAAAAGGCTTGAGAGTCTTGCAGAGGCTGCCTTTCACATGGATGAGGAAATGACCCAGATTAAGCTTGAAATTCAGGAAGCCCAAGCTTATGTCGTGAAAAAGAGGGGGAAAAACACTTAA
- a CDS encoding CYTH domain-containing protein: MSEQIEIEFKNLLSDAEFERLIAAHHISDEQFIEQKNHYFDTPNFALKDCQSALRIREKNGRYEMTLKQPLPDGHGLLETNLTLDSGAARALLSGETIQEGPVYDKVRLMGIDPNLLSCFGTLTTARAEIPYEDGLLVFDKSTYFDVTDYELEFEANHYEKGKIIFQELLQTANIPARATDNKVKRFFMEMQRVKKLEE, from the coding sequence ATGTCTGAACAAATTGAGATTGAATTTAAGAATTTATTGTCGGATGCAGAATTCGAACGCCTAATTGCGGCGCATCATATAAGCGATGAACAATTTATTGAACAGAAGAACCATTACTTCGACACGCCTAACTTTGCCCTGAAGGACTGCCAGAGCGCCCTTCGTATCCGAGAAAAAAACGGCCGGTATGAAATGACCTTGAAACAGCCTCTGCCTGATGGTCATGGACTGCTTGAGACAAACCTCACGCTTGATTCCGGTGCAGCGAGAGCCCTCCTTTCAGGAGAAACTATTCAAGAGGGTCCAGTTTATGACAAAGTCCGGTTAATGGGCATTGACCCAAATCTTCTCTCTTGCTTTGGAACTTTAACGACTGCCAGAGCTGAAATCCCTTATGAAGATGGACTGCTTGTTTTTGATAAGAGCACGTATTTTGATGTGACTGATTATGAGCTTGAATTTGAAGCCAATCATTATGAGAAGGGAAAAATAATCTTTCAGGAATTGCTCCAAACGGCAAACATTCCAGCGCGGGCAACCGATAATAAGGTCAAACGCTTTTTCATGGAGATGCAAAGAGTGAAAAAACTTGAGGAGTGA
- a CDS encoding lytic transglycosylase domain-containing protein produces MRASDLPIALQIQALQSFSTLGSQNSNTRPETAALFQSMLGEALSSSSNDSSSLGLGTIATLIHSGLGSLEPTSSQTIKASYNPASGNYDDIIRKAATTYDVPEKLIRAVIKQESGFDPDAVSMAGASGLMQLMPSTASWLGVSDVFDPHDNIMGGTKYLRNMLSKYNGDITLALAAYNAGPGNVDKYGGVPPFEETKNYVNKVLHQYYA; encoded by the coding sequence ATGAGGGCAAGTGACTTGCCTATCGCCCTGCAAATACAGGCACTTCAATCCTTTTCAACACTTGGAAGCCAAAACAGCAACACCCGGCCAGAAACAGCAGCCCTATTTCAATCTATGCTTGGAGAGGCGCTTTCTAGTTCCAGCAATGATTCTTCATCACTTGGGCTTGGAACAATCGCAACCTTGATTCATTCCGGGCTTGGCAGCTTAGAACCGACATCAAGCCAAACGATTAAAGCATCATACAATCCTGCAAGCGGGAACTATGACGATATCATCCGTAAAGCAGCAACAACCTATGATGTACCTGAAAAGTTAATACGCGCTGTCATCAAACAAGAAAGCGGATTTGACCCTGACGCGGTCAGTATGGCAGGTGCTTCCGGATTAATGCAGTTAATGCCTTCCACCGCCTCCTGGCTGGGGGTATCTGATGTCTTTGATCCGCATGATAATATTATGGGTGGAACGAAGTATTTACGGAATATGCTCTCCAAGTATAACGGAGATATCACACTTGCGCTTGCAGCCTATAATGCCGGACCTGGTAATGTGGATAAATACGGGGGAGTTCCTCCTTTTGAGGAAACAAAAAACTATGTCAACAAGGTGCTGCATCAATATTATGCGTAA
- a CDS encoding globin domain-containing protein gives MAEVNLTPYEALGEAKLHELVNEFYGNVGSHPLLAPIFPKDLSETARKQKQFLTQFLGGPSIYTEEHGHPMLRARHMPFEITQKRAEAWLECMERAMDTVNVENPLREYILGRLTMTAQHMINTKESFGSGDFYAKS, from the coding sequence ATGGCTGAAGTAAATCTGACACCATACGAGGCATTGGGAGAAGCTAAATTACATGAATTAGTGAATGAATTTTATGGTAATGTGGGATCCCATCCGCTTCTAGCTCCCATTTTTCCGAAAGACCTGAGCGAAACAGCACGTAAACAGAAGCAGTTTCTCACTCAGTTCCTTGGAGGACCGTCCATCTATACAGAAGAACATGGACACCCAATGTTGCGAGCAAGGCATATGCCGTTTGAAATAACACAAAAACGGGCAGAGGCCTGGCTGGAGTGTATGGAAAGAGCGATGGATACAGTAAATGTGGAAAATCCATTGAGAGAGTATATATTAGGGCGGCTGACGATGACAGCCCAGCATATGATTAACACAAAAGAATCCTTTGGAAGCGGTGATTTTTATGCCAAATCATAA
- a CDS encoding DsbA family protein has translation MPNHKASSSNWHDWSTVHHFFKPLEKPLEIYVFIDPTCPSCFRLDRTLKRLKLEYGHYFALKHVFSKQTHTRLPEKSRTSQSGISCEKLWIEKEFAGHITSIAIKAAELQGKKAGYRYFKKIQESLFINQECVDALDTLLTCAEKADIDYDEFVRDLQSDSAIKALECDLKITEEMDVQDLPSLVFFNQKMEEEGIKVAGSYPYEIYVQILEEILGFQPKANALPALEECAKEFEVVTTSELSYIYQMEPHEVEREMKKLMLKQAVEHIPLQSETFWRYR, from the coding sequence ATGCCAAATCATAAAGCGTCCTCTTCCAATTGGCATGATTGGTCTACCGTGCATCATTTTTTCAAGCCTCTTGAAAAGCCTTTAGAAATCTATGTATTTATTGACCCTACCTGCCCTTCCTGCTTCAGATTAGATCGCACGCTCAAACGTCTGAAACTAGAATACGGCCATTATTTTGCGCTCAAGCATGTCTTCAGCAAGCAAACTCATACACGGCTGCCTGAGAAGTCAAGGACCTCTCAATCAGGCATTTCGTGTGAGAAGCTATGGATTGAGAAGGAATTTGCCGGTCATATTACATCAATTGCCATTAAGGCAGCAGAACTTCAAGGTAAAAAAGCAGGATATCGTTATTTCAAGAAAATACAAGAATCCCTTTTTATAAACCAGGAATGCGTAGATGCGCTTGATACACTTCTGACTTGTGCAGAGAAAGCAGATATCGACTATGATGAATTCGTTCGAGACCTTCAATCAGATAGTGCCATTAAAGCTTTGGAATGTGATTTGAAGATAACAGAGGAAATGGATGTTCAGGACCTCCCTTCCCTTGTCTTCTTCAATCAGAAGATGGAGGAAGAAGGCATCAAGGTCGCAGGCTCTTATCCATATGAGATTTATGTGCAGATACTTGAGGAGATTTTAGGATTCCAGCCGAAAGCCAACGCATTGCCTGCCTTGGAAGAATGCGCAAAGGAATTTGAGGTAGTCACCACATCCGAGCTTAGCTATATTTATCAAATGGAGCCTCATGAGGTTGAACGTGAAATGAAGAAA